A single genomic interval of Antechinus flavipes isolate AdamAnt ecotype Samford, QLD, Australia chromosome 1, AdamAnt_v2, whole genome shotgun sequence harbors:
- the TMEM68 gene encoding transmembrane protein 68 isoform X1, translating to MIEKNHTCSEGQDSVPYIICLVHILEGWIDVQQLEDYLNFVNYLLWVFTPLIVLILPYFTIFLLYLTIIFLHIYKRKNVLKEAYSHNLWDGARKTVATVWDGHAAVWHGYEVHGIEKIPEEGPALIIFYHGAIPIDYYYFMARIFIHTGRTCRVVADHFVFKIPGFSLLLDVFCALHGPREKCVEVLKSGHLLAISPGGVREALLSDETYSIIWGDRKGFAQVAIDAKVPIIPMFTQNIREGFRSLGGTSLFRWLYEKFRYPFAPIYGGFPVKLRTYLGDPIPYDPMVTAEELAEKTKNAVQELIDRHQRIPGNIMSALLERFHRKQEVN from the exons atgatagagaaaaatcaCACTTGTTCTGAAGGGCAGGATTCTGTGCCCTATATAATTTGTCTGGTTCACATATTGGAAGGATGGATTGATGTCCAACAATTAGAGGattatttgaattttgttaaCTATCTTCTGTGGGTATTTACTCCACTAATAGTCTTGATACTCCCTTACtttaccatttttcttctttatcttacTATTATTTTCTTACATATTTACAAGAGGAAGAATGTATTAAAGGAAGCCTATTCCCATAATTTATGGGATGGTGCAAGAAAAACTGTAGCAACAGTATGGGATGGACATGCAGCAGTATGGCATG gTTATGAAGTTCATGGGATAGAAAAAATACCAGAAGAAGGACCAGCACTTATTATTTTTTACCATGGAGCCATTCCTATAGATTATTACTACTTTATGGCTAGAATCTTTATTCATACAGGCAGAACCTGTCGAGTAGTAGctgatcattttgtttttaaaattccag GGTTTAGTCTGTTGCTTGATGTATTTTGTGCTCTTCATGGACCAAGGGAAAAATGTGTTGAAGTACTGAAGAGTGGCCATTTGTTAGCTATTTCACCAGGTGGAGTTCGAGAAGCTCTTCTTAGTGATGAGACCTACAGCATAATTTGGGGAGATCGTAAAGGCTTTGCCCAGGTTGCTATAGATGCAAAAGTG cCCATCATTCCTATGTTTACACAAAATATTCGAGAAGGATTTAGATCACTTGGAGGAACAA gTTTATTCAGATGGCTTTATGAAAAATTCCGATATCCATTTGCCCCTATTTATGGAGGTTTTCCCGTCAAATTACGTACATATTTAGGTGATCCTATCCCATATGATCCAATGGTGACAGCAGAAGAACTAGCTGAAAAg acAAAGAATGCAGTTCAAGAGCTAATAGACAGACACCAAAGAATACCAGGAAACATCATGAGTGCTCTGTTGGAACGTTTTCATAGAAAACAAGAAGTcaactag
- the TMEM68 gene encoding transmembrane protein 68 isoform X2 gives MIEKNHTCSEGQDSVPYIICLVHILEGWIDVQQLEDYLNFVNYLLWVFTPLIVLILPYFTIFLLYLTIIFLHIYKRKNVLKEAYSHNLWDGARKTVATVWDGHAAVWHGYEVHGIEKIPEEGPALIIFYHGAIPIDYYYFMARIFIHTGRTCRVVADHFVFKIPGFSLLLDVFCALHGPREKCVEVLKSGHLLAISPGGVREALLSDETYSIIWGDRKGFAQVAIDAKVPIIPMFTQNIREGFRSLGGTSKTYIILIFSVDYFKRFIQMAL, from the exons atgatagagaaaaatcaCACTTGTTCTGAAGGGCAGGATTCTGTGCCCTATATAATTTGTCTGGTTCACATATTGGAAGGATGGATTGATGTCCAACAATTAGAGGattatttgaattttgttaaCTATCTTCTGTGGGTATTTACTCCACTAATAGTCTTGATACTCCCTTACtttaccatttttcttctttatcttacTATTATTTTCTTACATATTTACAAGAGGAAGAATGTATTAAAGGAAGCCTATTCCCATAATTTATGGGATGGTGCAAGAAAAACTGTAGCAACAGTATGGGATGGACATGCAGCAGTATGGCATG gTTATGAAGTTCATGGGATAGAAAAAATACCAGAAGAAGGACCAGCACTTATTATTTTTTACCATGGAGCCATTCCTATAGATTATTACTACTTTATGGCTAGAATCTTTATTCATACAGGCAGAACCTGTCGAGTAGTAGctgatcattttgtttttaaaattccag GGTTTAGTCTGTTGCTTGATGTATTTTGTGCTCTTCATGGACCAAGGGAAAAATGTGTTGAAGTACTGAAGAGTGGCCATTTGTTAGCTATTTCACCAGGTGGAGTTCGAGAAGCTCTTCTTAGTGATGAGACCTACAGCATAATTTGGGGAGATCGTAAAGGCTTTGCCCAGGTTGCTATAGATGCAAAAGTG cCCATCATTCCTATGTTTACACAAAATATTCGAGAAGGATTTAGATCACTTGGAGGAACAAGTAAGACGTACATCATATTAATTTTCTCagttgattattttaaaag gTTTATTCAGATGGCTTTATGA
- the TMEM68 gene encoding transmembrane protein 68 isoform X3 — translation MARIFIHTGRTCRVVADHFVFKIPGFSLLLDVFCALHGPREKCVEVLKSGHLLAISPGGVREALLSDETYSIIWGDRKGFAQVAIDAKVPIIPMFTQNIREGFRSLGGTSLFRWLYEKFRYPFAPIYGGFPVKLRTYLGDPIPYDPMVTAEELAEKTKNAVQELIDRHQRIPGNIMSALLERFHRKQEVN, via the exons ATGGCTAGAATCTTTATTCATACAGGCAGAACCTGTCGAGTAGTAGctgatcattttgtttttaaaattccag GGTTTAGTCTGTTGCTTGATGTATTTTGTGCTCTTCATGGACCAAGGGAAAAATGTGTTGAAGTACTGAAGAGTGGCCATTTGTTAGCTATTTCACCAGGTGGAGTTCGAGAAGCTCTTCTTAGTGATGAGACCTACAGCATAATTTGGGGAGATCGTAAAGGCTTTGCCCAGGTTGCTATAGATGCAAAAGTG cCCATCATTCCTATGTTTACACAAAATATTCGAGAAGGATTTAGATCACTTGGAGGAACAA gTTTATTCAGATGGCTTTATGAAAAATTCCGATATCCATTTGCCCCTATTTATGGAGGTTTTCCCGTCAAATTACGTACATATTTAGGTGATCCTATCCCATATGATCCAATGGTGACAGCAGAAGAACTAGCTGAAAAg acAAAGAATGCAGTTCAAGAGCTAATAGACAGACACCAAAGAATACCAGGAAACATCATGAGTGCTCTGTTGGAACGTTTTCATAGAAAACAAGAAGTcaactag